tatctctcaaaatgggaAACAGACCTAAACAGATTCgggtccattttcattctcttatctgcTTTCTTGGCAagagttttcttctttggggaaGAGGGAGCCagctgtgaacaatcagaaaagGCCACAACAGCAAAAtacaatacatgtgtagaacaaATCAGTACTCTGTTAGTGATAAAGACAATAATAACAGAAAAGCCTCATAACTTAGACCAACAACACAGATGAATGTACCCAAAGGTAGATACATAAGAACAACTAACATTTTGCAAAAGAGTACTAATGTTGCAGAAACTGACAACACCCAAAGGACAaacatatgtcaatgagacatataGTTCGATGAGTATGAAATGACCCAGAAAACTCAAGACAGATGCACACACTagataaacaaacacaaaatgaaACCAATAAACCCCAACTAACAAAACATGAACATTTTGAAACAACACATCAAAATGAGATCAGACAAAATGGGTAAAAGACAAATAACAAACTCTAAGCTAAGATGagtcacatgatgaagaacaaactAGCAACCTAAACAAGTTCATAAAAATCAAGAGCTTTTATTCGCTAAGCATGGACAGAGAACAATagccaaaacacaaacccaactcAAATCAGAGAAACAATGCAAATATTCAAGAGGGAAAAgctcaaaatcaagaaaaactGAGTGtaagaaagaaaacccataccttttcttgatgattttgagacgAAAATGAAGCAGCAATGGAGTTCGAAAATGGAGACACGGAGTGTTTGGGTAAGAacaattgagagagaaaatgaacaatcacaaaaagttcgagggaaaactgaaaaagattttaaaactGCCCTTACTATGtgaaacacgcgtttttcgcggcTGAGGTAAGTCGCCAGATAGTCGCCAGATACACCCGCCAAAACACTTCAAGccaaaagtttttgaaaaattttctaagtgtttttcgcgattGGAAGTCTCACTCGCGAGGGAGTCATGAGATGAGTcacgaaaatctctgtgtacccctcacgactagaccttccactcacgaacaagtcgccaaaactaACCCGCGATCTCGCGACTGTGGcacgcgacttgactgagtcgccaaaacaggacacactgtttttgaagattttcagtttttgtagaaacaaaacatttttccaaaaagaacttaaacactcaaaaatctttttgtgtttgaactaacaaagattgagcatgtgaaaacacattttatcaagtataatcacacaaatgacaatggcattcattgaacataaacttgtgtgttgtgtgtggatatcaacaatgagatagtccttagtctaatgtgaagtttcaatgatcaatttaaccaagacatacacaattagtacTAGATtgtgtgacccatctcaattatagaagtatacatatatgacctcccacaagacttgataacataacttggaacTTCACATTTGTCTCCACTTTTAAgtataacatttgatctttttgatccttttgaaacAATCACCTTTccttgtgagagtgatatttgatatttcaccttgatgatatagcctttggcttttgaataatcataaactttatttttggtcgctttccctttttcctagtcaaatactagtatgcgCGACAGGCATTTGCAGCTcaaaatctcttttcatttggagatttacatttggtgagctctttttagtaaaaacaaaaaataaagagtgggaagatatataggcacaagtctatgcatgtctcaagatcaacataatcattcactaatcattcatgacaagtttgaagatctatttacaacaatcacatagatttcaagatttcttccacagtgataaaagtgcaaaggaacaagctacgctcgaaaatgcacaaagccattagcataaATGTATAAGGCAAAACATgatttgagacaaaactcaacaatgtcgatcaaacattttgattttctattttttatgtggtttttagatttttgacacataagaagaaaaagattgattaaaaacaaaaatgaacaaaagtatacacaaacaaacaaccaaacacagtcacaaaacataggaagaattgatgcatggacatgttgtaatgctaatgcatggacatgttgtaatgcttatgcatgagtaccctttttcacccacacatcacttgcgtttggggtgatttccttataggattgggtacgagagttagggctttcaaaccttcgtgtgaagctttccaagcagttggtgaatgcaccaatcatcttcatcacgtccatcattctaggatcaccattttgatctcttgatgattcaccagcccaatttctcctatcatttctaggtcctcatgaactttgaggagttgcactattcattactctcagcttttgacaatttagTCAAGTAtacccttgaagtccgcagtgatgacacacataatttgatctaggatctctttgtggtcgtgggcgagacttggctcgggattcagacctgcccacagattgattacggggattcaataaccgttggttctccacattcttcttctcctctatcttgggcttctcagcagtagggcCAACTTCAACTggctctttggcctttataaacttcacttcttttgtGACACTGCCAGATGAGCTACtccctccggtatatcccaacccggatttgtttgaaaaatgcTTTTAAGATGAAATAATATCATCGAGCTTCTTGGTGGAGACCCTCTCTAtcttggcatttgcttgcacaacctcttgttcaagaaatctcacttttgtgtaggcttctaacagctcaccattcagtgtttctatctcacatttgacCTCCTTATAgcgaattaggagacttttattgtcctcctctgccttcttcatctttttcacaattGCCTTgaccacccttgtgtactcacccgacctctccaggagtgagttataattttcttgaagattggctgtgttttcatcttcttctacaTCTGATTTTTCTACAACTcccaatgattcttcatcactatgttctccaagctcttgtacaagcaaattcaaTTCATCTGAAGAATCAACATGGGTAATAGTCATAAAAGCGGAGTAATTCCCTTCTCCGTCACAGTTTTCCTCAGAATCAGAGttggatgaatccgagtcactcaatgtcgtggcatacaccttgcctttcgatttcaaataattcgaacattctttcttaaagtgtccatgaccgttgcattcaaaacaagtaacaccttgtgtagattgggattcttttccatctttctttttgaattcccttttctcccttcctgaactttggaatttccctttatcaccaaattttccattattcttgaatttgaagaattttcaaaattttcaaaatttttttacaaggtatgcaacatctttatcaaccacatcttcatctgatgagtcatggacttctaccttctcattaatggtcttaagagcaagagatttgctcttccgTTGATTTGGCagcgacatttcataagtctgaagagaacctaCTAGCTCCTAGAcgttgatgtcatcaaggtccttactctcttcaattgctgttaCTTTGGCATGAAAGCTTtctggcaatgatcgaaggatcttccttactattttagaatcctctgttttctcccccaaattgaacttgctgacaaccacctcattcaaCTTACTATAGAAatagtcaaaggactcatcctcactcattttgagctcctcaaaccgagtggtcagcatttgcaggttggtgtcttttactttcttcgtgcctttgtaagtggtctccaatatctctcatgcttctttggcaacggtaatgtgagagatcctgtgaaattcatctggagacacaacacaaaaaatagcattgagtgctttactgttagcattagatgcggtaagtgctgccttatcccatatggatttggctgcctcaagtctggtccaacctatcttaaccgcatcccaaacagattcttcaatggaacataaaaatgctctcatacaaaccttccaaaaagtataattactaccatcaaaatatggaggtacatttagggattgagaccggtccatattaaaaagggtcaaggatcacactatggtaatgaaaccaacaaaagtgtacccgctctgataccaattgaaagttcaaatagtgtaaaaatacccttaaacgtttagacccccaatttacaaattaccaattcaagctctatatcaaacaattaatgtgcggaacatgaactaaaccttaatacagaattggtaaacaatctaagccaattaaaatcacatccacagcagaaaataaaaggcaaagataaagggaagaaagatgcaaacacaaggacaacacacgatgtgttatcgaagaggaaaccgaagccctcgacgtaaaacctctccgccgccctccaagcggtaaacaatccactagaaaatatagttgggatacatgaacaacaataaaccctctaagcctaatctacctagtgtacctaagccctctaacgaggttgcgccgaacctatttcttttctagcttcccgaattccgctacttaaccatagcatcaaccaatgtaaattggttccttcctaactacttcccagaacaccaaacagccctctcacagtaatggatatggtgagaaaaggttttggtaaaatgcctctcaaggatttaacaatggagaggaagaaagttgaggaatttgaagagtctcttatgtaaagattgtagatgaatcaatcttgttttactctagggtttctctctcaaaattctctctagaagctttcattattttatgggtataaggggtatttatactggggtgagaatggaatatgaaatgtcaggtttttcaaaacagggctggctcgcggcttgactgagtcgcgagatccagctgCGAGATGACAGAACgaccagttgtcctattttatcctatagtgctccaactagcatgacgcttcaacttctggcatgcttggtaCGTGTGCTACTTCTGGCGgtttgcagccgcgagtcactcGCGAGATTCAGCCgtgagactctgttttcttgcacactcttgagcattcaacactctatctcactcactacccttacaataaacccatctaaatacagggttattaattactgaattacaagcaaatttgacacggaataaagccgacaagatggttgattaaattcaaccttacatcaTCAATGCTAATCAAGGGTCGTTTGCCTGAAGTGGAACCCTTGCTTGAGCTGGTATTTGCTGTTGCACTTGCTGTTGGTTGTTGAtttaaaactagaaaagaataggaaataaacacaataaacgcaatagattaaattttgcTTGAATACATGAGACATTCAATAAAACTAATAGACtaagtttcagaatttaagcATATTACCTAAGTCAAGTAACTCCTCCTCCAATGCCTCTACATCATTCCTTTATTGGCAATGAGAAATTGGAATTGTAGCttgaagccaattttgtgaacaTACAAGGTTTTGAACCATGAGAGGAGATAGTGAACTTCGAAATGGATCAACAATTCGACCTCCAGTGCTAAATGCTGACTCAGATGCAACAGTGGAAACTGGTACAGCCAGCACATCCTTAACAACTTTAGACAACACTTGGTACCTATTACAATTGTCCTTCCACCACTTCAATATCTCAAAATTCGCATCCTTTCTACCATCATAGTTTTCAGCCAAATACCTCTCAAGCTCATTACTACAACCTACAGATTGCTCAACTTGCAAAAACCGTTCATATCGCAAGTGAACCATCACATATGAATCACTAGCATCACTTTCCAATTTTGTCCTCTCACTCCCATTTTGATCTTGCACATTTGGTAAATGAATAGAAGtgtaaaaattatacaacttaAACAAAAGATCTTTCACCTTATCAACCATCACTTCTGCAACTACATTCccataaatttcagaaaatgaaaacttcaaaaacctcaatttttttcGTGGATCAAAGACCACAGCCACATACAAAAGAGGATTAATTTTCTCCCCTTCCCCCCAATACTTCTTAAACTTAGTTTGCATGTTTGTGGCTGTGCTTTTCAAGAGAGTGTTTTGCGATTTAACTAAATTGGAAATACTCTCCTGAATAACAAAGATCTCATGATAGAAGGCATTTGAAGTAACGTACAATGaaccaaaaaatttctttgttgcATTATAAAACAGCCTTAAGAAAGTCACAAATGTCCTACAATTTTGGAAATCAGTCATACACGGAGACCCCAAACCACCACTATCTTCCTTGGTCCTAAAGTACGATGAATAACCATCATCTTCAAAATCTATTCGAAGGAACACTTTCTTAAATTTTTCAGCAGTTTCTAACGTGATATAGGTCGAGTTCCACCTAGTAGGTACATCTAGACTAAGAAGACTCTTTGACTCCATACCTAAACTCTCCATAAAACTCCTAAAAGTTTGACTTCTATTGGGTGAGGACTTCACATACCTCACAGCTTCATGCACCTTAGCAACAGATGCATCTATCTCTTTCAAACCCTCCCCCACAATGAGATTTAGGATATGAGCACAACACCTCATGTACATGTACTCATTTCCTAAAACTGCCCTATTCCAATCTTTAGTCACcttttgcaaaaatttaattgttgttaaatttgAGCTAGCATTATCCACTGTCAAGGTGAATATCCCATCAATACCCCACTCATGCAATGACATCTCAATCTTTCTACCTATAGTCTCCCCCTTGTGGTCttcaacttgacaaaaatttaaaattctcttATGCAATTTCCAAGCATCATCAATAAAGTGACATGTCAGacacatataatttaaattttgaatagaagtCCATGTGCCTGTAGTGAGACACACCCTACAACCCTTCAAGGATTTCCttagcttctctctctcactattatAAATGTCAATCACATCCCTAACCACAGTTTGACGAGATGGGATATCCTTTAATCTAAGCTTAGGTTGTAAGGTACTTACAAATTTCTTAAACCCATACCCCTCGACATACCTAAAAGGCAACTCATCAATTATAACCATTTCGGCCAATGCCTTTCTAGAAGCCTCAACAGAAAAGGATGTTGACACAAGATGGAATCCGTCTTCTCCAtcctttttgggtacaaaagcTAATGTTTTCTGCCCTTTAACTAGATCTTCTTTATTTGGGTTCTTGGAACATATTGGCACATGAGCTAACAAATTACTAGTAGCACAACTCTTACTACCAGCATTATAAGATTTTTGACAATAATTACAGATAGCCTTAGTTTTACTAGTATCACCCTCACCtatctttactttttcaaaGTGACCCCAAACAACAGACTTTTTCCTACCACTACAACCACCACTAACAGGAGCTGTCATACTCACTTGGCATGGTGGAACTGGGGGCAACTCAGAAGCAGCAACTGCTTTAGCTTGGGTAGTAGCAGAATCTTCAACTTGGGTGGGAATAGCACCATTATCTTCTGTAGCAGCTGGTGTTTGGACAGAGGGTTCATTAGTGGGGGTTTCCATGACCTACAAAAACAAAGATACATATTAGCAAACTAGAGTAACAAGTATAATTAATagctttaataataataataaataataaccaCACACACCAAAAAGGAAAACCAGTATCTTGGAACCacacattttaataaatataatcaaAAGAGATTATTAGAAAGAAAGATCACATATCTCTTCTTAGCAAGATCATAGATAACTCAATGAAGTAAATTTATTAGGGACATGCAAGATCACAGATCTCTTCTTAGTAGTGACAAATTGCATGATCATACTAATCATATCATAACAATCTTCTCATACAAAGCAAGGTAAATGTTCTAAAACTTGTgttaaatgtgttaaaaacaaagTAAAGTAAACTAAAACTTCCATAAGATGCTATAACCAAAATGTTAAATCAACCTTGCTCACATCATAACAATCTTCTCGTATAATCAACTTCTAGGTgttaaatgtgttaaaaacaaagCAAGGTAAACTAAAACTTCCATAAGATGCTATgaccaaaatgttaaataaaccTTGTTCACATCATAACAATCTTCTCATATAATCAACTTCCAGGTgttaaatgtgttaaaaacaaagCAAGGTAAACTAAAACTTCCACAAGATGCTATAACCAAAATGTTAAATCAACCTTGTTCACATCATAACAATCTTCTCATATAATCAACTTCCAAGTgttaaatgtgttaaaaacaaagCAAGGTAAACTAAAACTTCTATAAGATGCTAtaaccaaaatgttaaataaaccTTGTCTAATTTGGGCAATATAGAACATACAAAGATACAAACTAATagaaaagcaaaatcaaaagcatCTGCAATCCACATTAATGCAACTCTCATGAATTACATTCAATATTTTCCCTTTCAACAttctatttatcatttaaattactCTGCCCCTTTTGTAAAAAGAAACATCAAACAATCacaacatgttttttttttttttactaaacacAAAGGAAAGCAAAAACCATACCTTGAAGAAAACCGTGGGTGTATGGGTTTCAAACTTGAGGGCAGATAATGATATTTGGAGTCAGCTTTCAATCctgtataaaattaaaacaggATCAAAATTGATTACagaaaagaacaaagaacaaaagtgAAATAGTTAGggtttctaagttttttttagttagGGTTTCATAGTATGAATCTTtgggtttatttgattttaacatttgatttcCATCACAAATGAAACCAACGAgactaacaaaaaagaaagatgagaaacaaagaaaaattaccTTACTGACTCAGTGAAGAGTACACAGGGTGAGGACTCCGACGGTAGCTATAGAGAGAGGAGTGGACAATGGCGGCGGCGCTAGGCATTGGAGGCGGAGAGGGGACTGGGTAACGGCATTAGAGGGGGCTAGGTTTTGTtctttagaatttggatttggagAAACAGTACTTTGGATTTGGGGAAACGGTTTAGACTTTATAGAGTGTGAGATtgtgagagtttgagagagcaAGTAAAGAACTGAGAGTCTGAAACTAAAGAAGGGAAGACTGAAGAGGAGAGGAAGTGTGAAAAGGGGAGGAGGAGGCGTGAATGGGAAGCCATGTCCATGACCTGAACTCTGTCTCTGAAGTGAAAACTGAAGAGTGAAGAGACTCGTGAGAGGAAGTGAGAGATATCAGATCTGTCCTATTTAATTTTCACCGTTAGATTGGCTCTTCATCTTGGATTATAACTGTTGATTTAAAATGGGTTATTGTGCCACTGTAACCGATCATATCATGCTCAGTTTTACTCTCATCAACaccattaattttaaattttaatttgagatgAACGGCTGATATTCATGTTGGGAAGGTGTGTGGGAAAATCTTGCTTTAAGTCTCGGGTTGGCATTGCTAGGCATGGGCTGTTTTGGCATGTGATGTACTGATGttaaatcttttcttttttttttattataaataattcgGTTGGTTCGGGTTTTTCGggtgaaatattttgaaaccaGGATCCGAACCGAACTATTTAGAATTTTTACTTGCCAATCCATGACCGACCATAGAGTGGATTCGGAGCTGCCCGTGGACCTTCGGTTCGGGCAGGCGGGTTGGTTGATGCAGGTCATTGGACACCCCTAGGTAAAACTGATGGAGCAGTGGAAAGAGATGCATTACATGCCATACAAACAGCCTGAGCTATGATCTCCTATAGTTCAATAGGGGAGAGGTTAAtagtggatccagaagactAGGACTCAGCTGAAATGGAAGCCATTGGCGGAAAAGGCTCAGTAATAGCAACATCAGCAGTAGATTTGTTGCGACGGTAACAAGTCTCAATAGTGTGGCTAGGACGCTTGCAATAGTTGCaaaactttttattggtttgcTTGCGACAATTGCTAGAGCCAAAGGACTCACCTGATTGCTGAGGTTGCTCTATGAATGGTGCAGAAGGAGTAATAGCCAAAACATTGAGCTTATTTTGGGCTTGAAGGGTTGCAAGACGAGCTTTTTCTCTAACTAACTCGTTCACAGCAGTATCAAGATAGGGAGCAGGACTGCGATTCAGAAGATGATCTCGAATGGGCTCAAAGTCCTTGTGAAGTGACATCAGGAATTCATAGAGGCGAAATTCATCTCTAATGAAAGCATATTGCTAAGCATCCTTTGAGCATGCCCAAGTTGGATCAGAAAGCTCAATTTGGTCCCAAATGAAGCGAAGCTGATCATAATTATCATTGATGGATTGCCCTCGTTCTTGCCTGAGTTGATGCAATTCAACCACTAATTGATATTTCATGGATCCGTGAGTAGTGGAGTACCTTTTGGCCAACATATCCCATGCAGATTTTATAT
This genomic stretch from Quercus lobata isolate SW786 chromosome 3, ValleyOak3.0 Primary Assembly, whole genome shotgun sequence harbors:
- the LOC115980662 gene encoding zinc finger BED domain-containing protein RICESLEEPER 2-like, with amino-acid sequence MCGSKILVMETPTNEPSVQTPAATEDNGAIPTQVEDSATTQAKAVAASELPPVPPCQVSMTAPVSGGCSGRKKSVVWGHFEKVKIGEGDTSKTKAICNYCQKSYNAGSKSCATSNLLAHVPICSKNPNKEDLVKGQKTLAFVPKKDGEDGFHLVSTSFSVEASRKALAEMVIIDELPFRYVEGYGFKKFVSTLQPKLRLKDIPSRQTVVRDVIDIYNSEREKLRKSLKGCRVCLTTGTWTSIQNLNYMCLTCHFIDDAWKLHKRILNFCQVEDHKGETIGRKIEMSLHEWGIDGIFTLTVDNASSNLTTIKFLQKVTKDWNRAVLGNEYMYMRCCAHILNLIVGEGLKEIDASVAKVHEAVRYVKSSPNRSQTFRSFMESLGMESKSLLSLDVPTRWNSTYITLETAEKFKKVFLRIDFEDDGYSSYFRTKEDSGGLGSPCMTDFQNCRTFVTFLRLFYNATKKFFGSLYVTSNAFYHEIFVIQESISNLVKSQNTLLKSTATNMQTKFKKYWGEGEKINPLLYVAVVFDPRKKLRFLKFSFSEIYGNVVAEVMVDKVKDLLFKLYNFYTSIHLPNVQDQNGSERTKLESDASDSYVMVHLRYERFLQVEQSVGCSNELERYLAENYDGRKDANFEILKWWKDNCNRYQVLSKVVKDVLAVPVSTVASESAFSTGGRIVDPFRSSLSPLMVQNLLAPSSPKKKTLAKKADKRMKMDPNLFRSVSHFERYKDFFLKAGIIKERFVDLGDLKDTFIPSCFEGRGWERLLSDFLVVCEPLVREFYSNAVIREDELSYWVRGTEFTLDAHDIDDVLGLEGLEDHEFVNYKDRMLSIETV